In Legionella cincinnatiensis, the DNA window ATCACTTAAAACACGCCAGTTAAATATGTTTACTCTAATTGCTATGGGTATAGGTGTTGCTTGGATTTACAGTACCATTGTTTTGATGTTTCCAGGAGTATTTCCCGTTGCATTCCGCAATAAAGGGTTAATCAATGTTTATTTTGAGGCAGCGGCAGTTATAACAACGCTTGTTCTACTTGGACAAGTATTGGAGTTAAAGGCACGAGAGCAAACTGGAGGTGCGATTCGATCTTTATTAAATTTAGCGCCAGAAAGTGCTCGCCGAATTGATCATAAAGGGAATGAGGAAGAAATAACACTCGATCAAGTTCTGGTTGGAGACAAACTACGCGTTCGACCTGGTGAAAAAATTCCTGTAGATGGGGAGGTAGTTGAAGGACATAGTAATGTTGATGAGTCTATGGTTACTGGGGAGGCGATGCCTGTAAGTAAAAATGTGGGAGCTAAGGTGATTGGTGCTACAATAAATCAGAATGGTAGTTTTGTAATGAAGGCAGAACACATTGGTAGTGATACAATGCTTGCACATATTGTACAAATGGTTAGTGAAGCGCAACGAAGTAGAGCGCCTATTCAAAGATTAGCCGACACGGTTTCTGGTTGGTTTGTGCCAGGAGTCATTTTAATTGCATTAGCCGCTTTTTTTATTTGGTTTTTCATAGGTCCTCAGCCAGCATTTAGTTATGGTTTGCTCGCCGCGGTCTCAGTATTAATTATTGCTTGTCCTTGCGCATTAGGATTAGCAACACCAATGTCCATTATGGTGGGGGTGGGTAAAGGGGCTCAAAATGGAGTTTTAGTGAAGAATGCTCTGGCACTTGAACAGATGGAAAAGATTAATGTGCTCGTTGTGGATAAAACAGGGACATTAACTTTAGGACAACCGAAATTAACACAAATTATCACCAATAAAGAGTTTGAAGCAGATGAACTATTGGCTTTAGCGGCAGCTCTTGAGCTTCGTAGTGAGCATCCTCTAGCCCATGCCATTATTAGTGCTGCCAAAGAAAAACAATTATCTTTTGCCGCTGTAACTCATTTTGAAGCCTTACCAGGAAGAGGCGTTCGTGGTCATGTAAATGATTTGCAAATTGCTCTTGGAAATATTCGATTGATGCAAGAATATCGTATGGAGGATGATTCACTAATTCATCAGGCGGATGAGCTACGTTCCCAAGGGGTCTCAGTGATGTTTCTTGCTATAGAAGCTCGTGTGGTTGCTCTTTTCGCAGTAGAGGATCCGATTAAACCAAGTACACCAGAGGCAATACGTGCGTTACAAAAAAATAATATTGATCTTTTTATGCTTACTGGAGATAGTCAGGCAACCGCCGAATCAGTAGCCAAGAATTTAGGAATTAAAAATGTTGTTGCAGAGGTTATGCCCGAGGACAAATGTCGAATTGTACGTGAATTAAAAGAAAAAGGTTTCATTGTGGCAATGGCTGGAGATGGGGTGAATGATGCTCCAGCTTTGGTGGTTGCTGATATTGGTATTGCCATGGGAACAGGTACTGATGTTGCGATTGAAAGTGCTGGCATCACATTATTGCATGGTGATTTAAATGGCATCGTGAAAGCGCATCATCTGTCCCAAGCTACTATGGAAAACATCCGCCAGAATCTTTTTTTTGCTTTTATCTATAATGGATTAGGTATTCCTTTGGCTGCAGGAGTGCTTTATCCACTGACAGGATTACTCTTAAATCCTATTGTTGCAGCAACAGCAATGGCTTTAAGTTCTGTTTCAGTGATTATTAACGCATTGAGATTGCGTAGGCTAGTGCTCTAATCCATGAGTAATATGGCGCTCTCAAGTTTTACGACAAAGTATGAAAATGTTGCATATGTTCGTTAATATTGAAAGTTAGAACTTAAAAGCTGATGCTAATGCTGTTCTAAAAGCTATAACCTTATCCTTGGGATCAGGTTTTTCGTTCTAGAAATTTTACAAGTTCTATTTTTATGCCTATATTGAACAAATAAAATTAAATATAAGGAGGTATTGTCATGGAATACAAATGTCATAAATGTGGTATGGCGGTAAAAAATATTACCTGCAGTAAATGCAATACATTATTAGTGGGGGATACTGTAAAAACTGATGATGGTAAGGTTCAAGTTGCAAAGTGCCCTAATGGTTGCGGGCAAATCAAGTCGCCAACATGTTGCGGCCACGATATGGTAGCCACAGCTTGATTCATTTCTGAATTGATCAAAATAAAGGCAAAAATATTCTACCAAAAAGATGAAGTAAAAGATTCAGGTATGTTTATTTTGTCTTTGCGAGCCTGGGCGAAGCAATTCAGAACGCCGTCACATTGAGGGGTTGAGCTGGATTTACTTCGTTCGGAATGACAACTGTTACAGCGTGAAGTTGTCATTACCAGAACGAATGCCCCAAAAGAGTGGAATAGAAGACTATTCCATTCCGTTATTATATTCACCCATACAAGCTAAGCTGTTCAAACGGGCGCGATTAAGTAAAGCTTCTTGTGCTGTAGCAATATTGGCATCTTTTCCACCCCAGGCAGATAAGCAATTCTCTTGTAATGCTCTGCCAAAGGAAAAACTCAGTAACCACGGTTGATGGTCAATGCTGTTGATTGCATTTAAATTCGCTGTAGCTTGCTGAGGTGTTTGACCGCCAGATAGGAAATTAATTGTGGGTACCGCAGCAGGAACATTATTACGAAATACACCAATCGTGTAATCGGCAACTTCATCGGGTTCACTAAAGGGTTGATTTTCCTTACCGCAGGTTACCATGCTTGGTTTTAAGATGATATGTTCTAGTTCAACCTGATGGATAAACAAGGCATGAAATAACTCATGGAGCACGATTTCGCATACTTCAGCGCAGTGCTCTATGCTGTGATTTCCATCCATAAGCACTTCAGGCTCAACAATAGGAACTATACCTGCTTCTTGACAGGCTGCTGCATAACGCGCCAAATTCTCTGCGCCTGTTTTTACTGCAGTCAAACTGGGTGTATATTCTGAAATAGAATAAACATTACGCCATTTAGCAAATTTTGCGCCTAATTTTTTAAAATGCTGTAAGCGTTCTGCTAAACCATCTAAGCCTTGTGTTACTTTTTCCTGTTCAGTATTGGCTAAATCAACTAACCCTTTGTCTACTTTAATTCCAGGAACGATGCCTTTATCTGCAAATAATTTAACAATAGGGGTTCCATGCTCATCAGTCTGGCTAAAGGTTTCTTCAAACAAAATAACACCATTGATATAGTTTTCTAAGTCAGGTGTTGTGGCGAGTAATAACCTATAATTTCTGCGATTTTCTTCAGTATTTTCAATTCCTATTGAGGAAAAGCGCTTCCCTATAGTTGCATTACTTTCATCGGCAGCTAAAATTCCTTTACCTGCCTGAAGTATTTGTTCCATAGTACTGGATAATTCTTCATAACTCATAATTGCTCCTGATCATTATCTAGATATATATTTTTCACGAATAATTTGTTGCATAACAAAGCCTTGATCTTTTAAAGAATTAAAAGCCTCGTCAATCATACCTGGATTTCCACATAAATAAATAATATCTTTTTCGGGATTAAGGTTTAGTGACGGAAAAGCATGTTGTACATAGCCACTGAATTCATTTTCAATTAATTCATGCTTGGGTTGACGACTTAAGTAAGGTCTGAATGTGGCTTGAGGATATTTTTGCACAAAATCTCGAAATTCATTAGCATAGAGAATCTCTTCGCGTCGTTGTACCCCCTGGAGAATAACCACTTGTAGTTCAGGATATTGATCCATAAGATTTCCAAGATCTTGGAGCATTGATCGGTATGGAGTAACCCCTGTACTCGTAGCTACCAAGATAAAACGCCCAAAGTGGCCTTCTTTAAGCGTTAACCGGCCATAAGGGCCACTGACCTGTATTGTATCACCAGGTTTTAAATGATACAGCAATTCAGTACCTGGTCCATTTTCAAAATAGCCTGCAGCGATCTCAATTTTATTATCGCGTTTTGGGATATTGGCTATACTATAACTACGCTTTAGTGTTTTACCTCCATGTTCAAAATGAATGGTAATAAATTGACCAGGAGAATAGTTAAAATATGGAAAAATCTGACAATTAAAAACAAAGTGTTTTACTTTAGGTGAGATCATAAAAGATTCTACTAAAGTGATGGGAAATGTATTTATTTGCATAATGAGTATAAACTTTATTATAAAACTTGAGATTATAACCTTGAAATGAAGTTAATATAAGCAAAAATTATGCATTATAAGTTTTAACGGCATATAATTAAATTATGAACACACCAGATCTTGTTACAATGATAGGCAATTTAAGCCGTTCTTTATATCCGGTACAGCATATTATTACCGGGGGGGCTTATATTCTAGGTATTTTATTTTTTATGACCGCTATTGCCAAGCTCAGAAAAATAGCTGATTACAGGGCTCAGTCGTCTTCTCAGGAAAAGATGTATGGTCCAATGATGTATTTAATATTTGGAGCACTTTTGCTTTATTTGCCGTCTGCTTTGGACGTAATGGCTAATACGGCCTTTGGGGTAGGGAATATATTAACTTATAGCTCGTACAATCCCTCAAATATATTTAGTTCAATGGGATTACTCATTCAAACTATAGGCATCTTATGGTTCGTCCGCGGTTCCGTTTTAGTGGCGCATTCAAGCCATCCGGGGACGGGACATGGGCCAAAAGGTTTAGCATTTATCTGTGCAGGAATTTTAGCGATGAATTTTGATAATACAATTGCTGCTCTGAATTACGTGGTGAATAATTTTGTGAGTTGGACACTTTAAAAATAAGTCCTGGCTGGTACTTCATCATATCCTTTAGTCTTCTCCACATATCCTGAGGTTGTTTGCTTTAGCAAAATCTAAGATTGATTGGTATAACAAGGGACTTGATTCTTTAAGCTTAGGGTCAAGCAAAACGCATTGATAGCCTTCACTATTGACGCTTGGGCGCAATAAAGGAGAATAGCGAATACGGCTATTTTTGAAACTTGCTAATGAACCACTCATTCGTTCAGCCCAGTCACTAGGTCTGAATGTTTTCCCTTGAGCAGTTATTCCTTCGATAATAATTGTTTTATTTTCTGCGGCAACCATAACACTATGCAATTTAAGTACAGTGTGCTAAGTATAACATCATATGGTGCATGCTGTATTGAAATTTATTCGTTTTGTTGAAATAAATTTGTGTTAAATATAATTTGCAAAAGTAATTTTTATCCCTATTATGTCAAGATACTTTATTTAGGGGTTTTTAAAGGTTATTAAGAATGGAAAAAGACAGTCATTCTGGTATTTATTTGTTGCCCAATCTGTTTACAACGGCAAGTTTGTTTGCTGCATTTTATTCTCTTGTTGCCTCAATGAAAGGACAATTTGAAGCATCAATCATTGCAATATTTATTGGCATGATTGCAGATGGATTAGATGGAAGAATTGCTCGTTTAACTCACACGCAGACTGCATTTGGTGCCCAATACGATAGTTTATCGGATATGGTCACATTTGGAGTGGCTCCTTCACTTTTAGTCTATAATTTGATTTTAAATCACTTAGGAAAAGTGGGGTGGCTTGTTGCATTTGTTTATACAGCAGCTGTAGCTTTACGTTTGGCTCGTTTTAATACCCAACTCGAAACAGCAGATAAAAGATATTTTCAAGGATTGCCTTGCCCACCTTCTGCAGCAGTAATGGCTTCTTTTGCATGGTTATGCTATCAACATGAGTGGCAAAATATTTTCGTTGCGGTGTTAACTGCGTTCTTATCGTTAATTACGTCTACATTAATGGTTTCTAATATTCGTTATTATAGTTTTAAGGAAGTAGATTTTAAGGGGAAAGTTCCTTTTTTGTATGTATTAGTCATGATCATTTTATTTGTAGCTATTGCTGCTGATCCCTCATTAGTTTTATTTATTGGATTTACTATTTACGCGATTTCTGGATTAATTATGACCTTAATTGTTTTGCAGAAAGTAAGAAAGCAGAGAAGAAACATGGAGAAATAGCTCTGCCGCGAAGGTATTTGTTCAAAAGATATACTTGGTAAAAGTTAGGTTGAAAATGAAATTGCTTGAACAAATTACAGGCCTTTTACTCTTTTTAGCCCAAGTTTCTCGATGAATGTGGCATGCATGAGTAGTTTTGTCGATTAAATAATGATTACTACTCGCCTTCACCAAAAAAATTATTGATTAAGTGAGTTAAAGCTTCATTCATTTGGGTTTCATCAGGGCCATTTATTTCCATAATGATTTCAGCTCCTTGATTTGCGGCGAGCATCATTACACCCATAATGCTTTTTCCATTAACGGTTTGTGAATTACAGGTTACATCAATCTGGCTTTGAAATCGTGCAGCAGTTGAGACAAATTTTGCTGATGCCCTTGCATGTAAGCCTAATTTATTAATTATTTTAATCGTAGTTTTTATCATAGCGCGTACAATGTACCATGAAGTGTAAAATAAGTGTAGTCTGATGGGGATGAAAACACGGTTTCAATGAAGGATTGTGCGAGCACCGGGACAAGGCATTCCTTATCCCGGCTACTCATCAGAGGCTTTTGTATAACTATCTTTTACTTGATTACTGCAAGTTAAACGTCTATTTTGCGTCTTACACTCAGCAAAATATGCTGTGCTGGCTGGTTATGTAGAAGTTATACCTTAATCATGATGATTACGGTTTTTTTCTTTATGTTTGATCAGTTGCCGATCTAATTTATCAATCAATGTATCAATTGCGGTGTATAAATCATCAGATTCTGAACTTGCATGCAACTCCCCTTTGGCTACATAAACAGTTGCTTCAGCAATTTGTCTTAATTTTTCTACACCAAAAACTACATTAATGGACGTGATTTGATCGAAGTGACGCTCTAGTTTATCGAATTTTTCTTCGGTAAATGCTCTGATAGCAGGAGTAACATCCATATGATGCCCTGTGATGTTAATTTGCATAAAAATCTCCTAGTTGTTTTAGAATCATAAAAAGCTATGATTTCTAATAATTAATGTGTTCGATATAAGAACAATATTATTTTTTATATCGAATTATGTTGATTTAAAATTAATTGGGTCCCGTATAAATGCTACGTATTTTACTAAACTCTCATTAGTTATCAATTATTTTTCGTTCATTAGATGGAGCAATTCCCATTGCTTCACGATATTTTGCTACAGTTCGTCTTGCTACTTGAATCCCTTGTTTTTCCAGTAATTGGGTAATTTTGCTGTCACTTAATGGTTTTTTTCTATTCTCGGCGGCAATTAATTTTTTAATTACGGCACGTATTGCCGTAGAAGAGCATTCATCGCCAACATTTGTACTAATATGGCTAGAGAAGAAATATTTAAGTTCAAAGACACCTCGAGGAGTATGAATGAATTTTTGTGTAGTAACACGCGATATGGTTGATTCATGCATTTCTAGAGTTAAAGCAACGTCATTAAGAATTAATGGTTTCATTGCTTCTTCTCCATATTCTAGGAATCCTTGCTGATACTCCATAATGCAGGTAGCTACTTTGAGTAGCGTTTCTTGTCGGCTTTGAATGCTTTTTAAAAACCATCGTGCTTCTTGCAGGTTATTTTTTAGAAATTGATTGTCTGCACTATTGTCTGCTCGTTGAATAAGTGATGCATATTGATTGTTAATGCTTAAGTGAGGAAGCACACTTTGATTTAATTGAACTTTCCATTGGTTGTTGATCTTTTTAACCGTTAAATCGGGAATAATATACTCAGTAATGTCTTCATGAATTAAACTCCCCGGCTTAGGGTTTAATTTTTGGATAATTTTTAATACTGAGTCAATTGTTTTTTCAGTAATCTGGTGATTTTTCATCAGTTGTCGGTAATTATGCTGACCCAGTAATTCAATGTCTTTAGTGATTATCTTTTTAGCCAAGGCTAAATGTTCTGTATCTTGATGAAGTTGATCCAGCTGGATGAGTAATGTTTCCGCTAGATTGATGCAAGCACATCCTACAGGATCAAATAATTGAAGGCGATGACGTACCGCTTCTATTTCATCTAAGTCAAGGGGGTGCTCTTCGCTGGTAAGGCTAGCATGTAGCTCAGCAATGCTCATACTTAGGAATCCATCGCTGTTAAGCGCATCGATAATGGCAGTAGCTATAGCCCTATCTATATCACTCATAGGAGAAAGGTTAAGCTGCCATTTTAAATGATCTTTTAAGTTAGTGGTTGTACAATGTAGGTTATCAAAATTATAGTCATGTTCTTCAAATGAGGTGCGCTTATCTGAGCTTTGATA includes these proteins:
- a CDS encoding copper-transporting P-type ATPase; this translates as MKNRPNDQEHRHLKKNESANEHQSCHHPRSQQTSTENKITTGMFTCPMHPEIRQSGPGVCPLCGMALEPETVSVEGENPEYKDMKYRFWLALVLSFPVFVLEMSGHIFSEVISANQSAWIQFIFATPVVFGCGLPFFERALQSLKTRQLNMFTLIAMGIGVAWIYSTIVLMFPGVFPVAFRNKGLINVYFEAAAVITTLVLLGQVLELKAREQTGGAIRSLLNLAPESARRIDHKGNEEEITLDQVLVGDKLRVRPGEKIPVDGEVVEGHSNVDESMVTGEAMPVSKNVGAKVIGATINQNGSFVMKAEHIGSDTMLAHIVQMVSEAQRSRAPIQRLADTVSGWFVPGVILIALAAFFIWFFIGPQPAFSYGLLAAVSVLIIACPCALGLATPMSIMVGVGKGAQNGVLVKNALALEQMEKINVLVVDKTGTLTLGQPKLTQIITNKEFEADELLALAAALELRSEHPLAHAIISAAKEKQLSFAAVTHFEALPGRGVRGHVNDLQIALGNIRLMQEYRMEDDSLIHQADELRSQGVSVMFLAIEARVVALFAVEDPIKPSTPEAIRALQKNNIDLFMLTGDSQATAESVAKNLGIKNVVAEVMPEDKCRIVRELKEKGFIVAMAGDGVNDAPALVVADIGIAMGTGTDVAIESAGITLLHGDLNGIVKAHHLSQATMENIRQNLFFAFIYNGLGIPLAAGVLYPLTGLLLNPIVAATAMALSSVSVIINALRLRRLVL
- a CDS encoding class I fructose-bisphosphate aldolase, producing the protein MSYEELSSTMEQILQAGKGILAADESNATIGKRFSSIGIENTEENRRNYRLLLATTPDLENYINGVILFEETFSQTDEHGTPIVKLFADKGIVPGIKVDKGLVDLANTEQEKVTQGLDGLAERLQHFKKLGAKFAKWRNVYSISEYTPSLTAVKTGAENLARYAAACQEAGIVPIVEPEVLMDGNHSIEHCAEVCEIVLHELFHALFIHQVELEHIILKPSMVTCGKENQPFSEPDEVADYTIGVFRNNVPAAVPTINFLSGGQTPQQATANLNAINSIDHQPWLLSFSFGRALQENCLSAWGGKDANIATAQEALLNRARLNSLACMGEYNNGME
- a CDS encoding ferredoxin--NADP reductase, which produces MQINTFPITLVESFMISPKVKHFVFNCQIFPYFNYSPGQFITIHFEHGGKTLKRSYSIANIPKRDNKIEIAAGYFENGPGTELLYHLKPGDTIQVSGPYGRLTLKEGHFGRFILVATSTGVTPYRSMLQDLGNLMDQYPELQVVILQGVQRREEILYANEFRDFVQKYPQATFRPYLSRQPKHELIENEFSGYVQHAFPSLNLNPEKDIIYLCGNPGMIDEAFNSLKDQGFVMQQIIREKYISR
- a CDS encoding DUF3579 domain-containing protein, with product MVAAENKTIIIEGITAQGKTFRPSDWAERMSGSLASFKNSRIRYSPLLRPSVNSEGYQCVLLDPKLKESSPLLYQSILDFAKANNLRICGED
- the pssA gene encoding CDP-diacylglycerol--serine O-phosphatidyltransferase; translated protein: MEKDSHSGIYLLPNLFTTASLFAAFYSLVASMKGQFEASIIAIFIGMIADGLDGRIARLTHTQTAFGAQYDSLSDMVTFGVAPSLLVYNLILNHLGKVGWLVAFVYTAAVALRLARFNTQLETADKRYFQGLPCPPSAAVMASFAWLCYQHEWQNIFVAVLTAFLSLITSTLMVSNIRYYSFKEVDFKGKVPFLYVLVMIILFVAIAADPSLVLFIGFTIYAISGLIMTLIVLQKVRKQRRNMEK
- a CDS encoding HPr family phosphocarrier protein, which produces MIKTTIKIINKLGLHARASAKFVSTAARFQSQIDVTCNSQTVNGKSIMGVMMLAANQGAEIIMEINGPDETQMNEALTHLINNFFGEGE
- the hpf gene encoding ribosome hibernation-promoting factor, HPF/YfiA family, translating into MQINITGHHMDVTPAIRAFTEEKFDKLERHFDQITSINVVFGVEKLRQIAEATVYVAKGELHASSESDDLYTAIDTLIDKLDRQLIKHKEKNRNHHD
- a CDS encoding RNA polymerase factor sigma-54; amino-acid sequence: MKPSLQLSISQHLTLTPQLQQAIRILQLSTIDLQQEIQLVLESNPLLEATPNEEKEEIQIDEIRQQENEQSDFQWSELYQSSDKRTSFEEHDYNFDNLHCTTTNLKDHLKWQLNLSPMSDIDRAIATAIIDALNSDGFLSMSIAELHASLTSEEHPLDLDEIEAVRHRLQLFDPVGCACINLAETLLIQLDQLHQDTEHLALAKKIITKDIELLGQHNYRQLMKNHQITEKTIDSVLKIIQKLNPKPGSLIHEDITEYIIPDLTVKKINNQWKVQLNQSVLPHLSINNQYASLIQRADNSADNQFLKNNLQEARWFLKSIQSRQETLLKVATCIMEYQQGFLEYGEEAMKPLILNDVALTLEMHESTISRVTTQKFIHTPRGVFELKYFFSSHISTNVGDECSSTAIRAVIKKLIAAENRKKPLSDSKITQLLEKQGIQVARRTVAKYREAMGIAPSNERKIIDN